From the genome of Halobellus litoreus, one region includes:
- a CDS encoding DUF7282 domain-containing protein, which translates to MPFRVTRRDLLVTAGAVSGGVIAATQYSTETGAQSADAVTIDRTLGDEVFLPPIPDATVTGTSTFNPGAEFTVRIESTGATPLLLTSETAVTDAGIWSASFDLSGFDEGLEFVIVVSYQNEPLARAPGVVRTVTASLEFDDQIAQASGTIVSLEAVSLEVGGFVSVHEGTAEGPIIGVSRFLEPDQTYSQLEVSLDRGISGRTTLVATPHLDTDRDRTFDPSRDQPYTADGERVIDEAIVRDATSPSTTTEAVEPTQTSEGPTRTTAPPTLPDTPERDGAEPPMDIVVGGAGGVLGTVFLREVRKRWNDNNNDNHPPDAKIWYSPSEPEPGRPIVFDGRRSSDPDPGDLITNYHWSIDGDDEVTPRFVHSFAKADEYDVTLTVTDRQQTTDTKTETVTVESHKGELVLGRINPDSPGDDHTNPEQEYLSFENAGDEPLDLEGWTISDAAEEAGRVRAGEHAFTFDPGFHLEPGTTVTVHTGPEPGEGEQFEDSETERHLFWGKSRAVWNNDADVIVVADDRENPVLATRYERTEDGSYELEDLDMEVFEDWFPTVVLSARDDAPPVDVSVDEGLLRSWANGLVAFLVGAFLLRGPGEFLWSWSFITAFLLSFSATWAVSTGNGFVEPSIDPLALVGVTLPAAGMMAVGGVIWLVWKAVSKIRDWLT; encoded by the coding sequence ATGCCGTTCAGGGTAACCCGCCGCGACCTGCTCGTGACCGCGGGGGCCGTGAGCGGCGGCGTCATCGCGGCCACCCAGTATTCAACCGAGACTGGAGCCCAGTCCGCTGACGCCGTCACGATCGACCGTACGCTCGGTGACGAGGTGTTCCTTCCTCCCATACCGGATGCCACCGTCACTGGAACGTCGACGTTCAATCCGGGAGCGGAGTTTACCGTGAGGATCGAGTCCACTGGAGCCACTCCCCTCCTCTTGACGAGCGAAACGGCGGTAACCGACGCTGGAATCTGGTCGGCGAGCTTCGACCTCTCTGGATTCGATGAGGGGCTCGAATTCGTGATAGTGGTGAGCTACCAGAACGAACCGCTTGCCAGGGCACCGGGCGTCGTTCGAACGGTGACGGCGTCGCTCGAGTTCGACGATCAGATTGCGCAGGCGTCTGGGACGATCGTCTCTCTCGAAGCCGTCTCGCTGGAAGTCGGCGGGTTCGTCTCGGTCCACGAGGGAACCGCCGAGGGACCGATCATCGGCGTGAGTCGGTTCCTGGAGCCGGATCAAACCTACTCGCAACTCGAAGTCTCACTCGACCGAGGAATCAGCGGCCGAACGACGCTGGTGGCGACGCCACACCTCGACACCGACCGCGACCGGACCTTCGACCCGTCTCGGGATCAACCCTACACTGCCGACGGTGAGCGAGTTATCGACGAGGCGATCGTTCGGGACGCCACATCACCGTCCACGACGACAGAAGCGGTCGAGCCGACGCAGACGAGTGAGGGACCGACGCGGACGACAGCGCCGCCGACACTACCCGACACGCCGGAAAGAGACGGTGCGGAGCCCCCGATGGACATCGTTGTGGGAGGGGCCGGTGGGGTCCTCGGGACGGTGTTTCTCCGGGAAGTTCGGAAACGATGGAATGATAACAATAACGATAATCACCCGCCGGACGCCAAGATCTGGTATTCCCCGTCGGAACCGGAGCCGGGAAGGCCGATCGTCTTCGATGGACGGCGATCCTCCGACCCCGATCCGGGTGATCTGATCACCAATTATCACTGGTCGATCGACGGCGACGACGAGGTCACGCCGCGGTTCGTCCACTCGTTCGCCAAAGCCGACGAGTACGACGTCACGCTGACGGTCACGGATCGTCAGCAAACTACCGACACCAAAACCGAGACGGTCACGGTCGAATCCCACAAGGGCGAACTCGTGCTCGGTCGGATCAACCCCGATTCGCCGGGCGACGACCACACGAACCCCGAACAGGAGTATCTGTCATTCGAGAACGCGGGTGACGAACCCCTCGATCTCGAGGGCTGGACGATCTCTGACGCTGCGGAGGAAGCGGGTCGCGTGCGAGCGGGTGAACACGCCTTTACCTTCGATCCGGGCTTCCATCTCGAACCCGGCACCACGGTCACGGTTCACACCGGACCTGAACCGGGCGAAGGAGAGCAGTTCGAAGATTCGGAAACGGAAAGACACCTCTTCTGGGGGAAGTCCCGAGCCGTTTGGAACAACGACGCGGACGTCATCGTCGTCGCTGACGACCGGGAGAATCCGGTTCTGGCGACACGGTATGAGCGAACCGAAGACGGCTCGTACGAACTCGAAGACCTCGATATGGAGGTCTTCGAGGACTGGTTCCCAACTGTCGTTCTCAGTGCGCGAGACGATGCTCCCCCGGTGGACGTCAGCGTGGACGAGGGACTTCTCCGATCGTGGGCGAACGGCCTCGTCGCCTTCTTGGTTGGGGCCTTTCTACTTCGAGGACCCGGTGAATTCCTCTGGTCTTGGTCTTTCATCACCGCGTTCCTTCTCTCGTTTTCAGCGACGTGGGCCGTCTCGACGGGGAACGGCTTCGTCGAACCGTCGATCGATCCGCTCGCCCTCGTTGGCGTGACTCTGCCGGCAGCGGGAATGATGGCCGTCGGTGGAGTCATATGGCTCGTCTGGAAGGCGGTGTCCAAGATACGCGATTGGCTCACGTGA
- a CDS encoding universal stress protein: MFETIVIATDGSESVRRAVDVALDLADRFDAEVHCLYVVDEGDVASSPERLRDEMEDALVERGEEAIDEVRGSTDRDVVAAVEEGRPESEIDEYARGVDADVVVMGTRGRHGENRFLLGSVAERVVRTCPIPVLTVRQLAEDEGEAELTGTPETA, translated from the coding sequence ATGTTCGAGACGATCGTCATCGCGACGGACGGCTCCGAGAGCGTCAGGCGAGCCGTCGACGTGGCGCTCGATCTCGCGGACCGCTTCGACGCCGAAGTGCACTGCCTGTACGTGGTCGACGAGGGCGACGTGGCGTCCTCGCCGGAACGCCTCCGCGACGAGATGGAAGACGCGCTGGTCGAACGGGGCGAAGAGGCGATCGACGAGGTCCGTGGATCGACCGATCGGGACGTCGTCGCCGCGGTCGAGGAGGGGCGACCGGAGTCGGAGATCGACGAGTACGCCCGCGGCGTCGACGCCGACGTCGTCGTGATGGGCACCCGCGGACGGCACGGAGAGAACCGGTTCCTCCTCGGATCGGTGGCCGAGCGCGTTGTCAGGACGTGTCCGATCCCGGTGTTGACCGTCCGCCAGCTCGCCGAGGACGAGGGTGAAGCGGAGCTGACTGGGACGCCGGAGACGGCCTGA
- a CDS encoding DHH family phosphoesterase: protein MEDELIDSASLSLSRKSQLPGTGFFYPDSLDEDRTEERVAEAVDGAEAVVVADTDADGLGCVALIRELYDATLEWATFEDDISERVERWGSDGATEESDSENADDDDEDDERATSTVALVGAGPYSLDEALENVAEHAPEGVDLYVCDLCPDEYAWIAEELAAAVEIASSVAWYDHHQWSDETAAAVREAGVDLVVGESDEECTVDVTLRSLDYDFDERWAELAAVTRDHDLWLKEDPRSDDLADYAYWTDPEEYVTVVGRFGVDLPAVVEEYIELRRVEKEELIEAAVSRAETKQVGPWTVGVTYGRCSQNEVAEALRQDGADAAVVVKPAGSASIRGSEGFERAHEVAGHVNGGGHPKAAGCKPDIYDDMLDYAHHWTTQGATAKRVILRAFERVAAEVEAEGDGDESDESE from the coding sequence ATGGAAGACGAACTCATCGACAGCGCGAGCCTCTCGCTTTCCCGGAAGTCGCAACTCCCCGGGACGGGCTTCTTCTACCCCGACTCGCTCGACGAGGATCGAACCGAGGAACGCGTCGCGGAAGCCGTCGACGGCGCGGAGGCGGTCGTCGTCGCCGACACCGACGCCGACGGCCTCGGATGCGTCGCGCTGATCCGCGAACTGTACGATGCGACCCTCGAGTGGGCGACCTTCGAAGACGACATCTCCGAGCGCGTCGAGCGGTGGGGGAGCGACGGGGCGACCGAAGAGTCCGATTCCGAGAATGCGGACGACGACGACGAAGACGACGAGCGCGCCACGTCGACCGTCGCCCTCGTCGGCGCCGGCCCCTACTCGCTGGACGAGGCGCTCGAAAACGTCGCCGAGCACGCTCCGGAAGGGGTCGACCTCTACGTCTGCGACCTCTGTCCCGACGAGTACGCGTGGATCGCCGAGGAACTCGCGGCCGCCGTCGAGATCGCGTCGTCGGTGGCGTGGTACGATCACCACCAGTGGAGCGACGAGACCGCGGCGGCGGTTCGCGAGGCGGGCGTCGACCTCGTCGTCGGCGAGTCCGACGAGGAGTGTACCGTCGACGTGACGCTGCGGTCCCTCGATTACGACTTCGACGAGCGGTGGGCCGAACTCGCGGCGGTCACGCGGGATCACGACCTCTGGCTGAAGGAGGATCCCCGGAGCGACGACCTCGCGGACTACGCCTACTGGACGGACCCCGAGGAGTACGTCACGGTCGTCGGCCGGTTCGGCGTCGACCTCCCCGCAGTCGTCGAGGAGTACATCGAACTCCGCCGCGTCGAGAAGGAGGAACTGATCGAGGCGGCCGTCTCCCGCGCCGAGACGAAGCAGGTCGGCCCCTGGACGGTCGGCGTCACCTACGGCCGCTGTTCGCAGAACGAGGTCGCCGAAGCGTTGCGACAGGACGGAGCAGACGCCGCGGTCGTCGTCAAACCCGCCGGCAGCGCGAGCATCCGCGGGTCCGAGGGGTTCGAACGCGCCCACGAGGTCGCCGGCCACGTCAACGGCGGCGGCCACCCGAAAGCCGCGGGCTGCAAGCCGGACATCTACGACGATATGCTGGATTACGCCCACCACTGGACGACGCAGGGCGCGACGGCGAAACGGGTCATCCTCCGAGCGTTCGAACGGGTCGCCGCGGAGGTCGAAGCCGAGGGGGACGGAGACGAGTCCGACGAAAGCGAGTGA
- a CDS encoding DUF5807 family protein, whose product MSQLDAFLAGERHDDVALFLTDEYLDSQGKLPKLGETVDSGYVLVVPGDDGRRAFAAGTGMDAMEFARGAMDSRGHISRDLDGGECPEAGAADGPAETDAADGEISGAHDVEFIFAFSEAQNEEVGGLYARGAVIHAYAHCACGASYSDKWVVGEETETGVQPGGSEPIEGTE is encoded by the coding sequence ATGAGCCAACTCGACGCGTTTCTCGCGGGCGAGCGTCACGACGACGTCGCGCTGTTTCTGACCGACGAGTACCTCGACAGCCAGGGGAAACTCCCGAAGCTCGGCGAGACGGTCGACTCGGGCTACGTGCTCGTCGTTCCCGGCGACGACGGCCGGCGGGCGTTCGCCGCCGGGACCGGAATGGACGCGATGGAGTTCGCCCGCGGGGCGATGGACTCGCGGGGTCACATCTCCCGCGATCTCGACGGCGGCGAGTGTCCCGAGGCCGGCGCTGCCGACGGCCCCGCGGAGACGGACGCCGCCGACGGCGAAATCTCCGGGGCACACGACGTCGAGTTCATCTTCGCGTTCTCGGAGGCGCAGAACGAGGAAGTCGGCGGACTCTACGCTCGCGGCGCGGTGATCCACGCGTACGCCCATTGCGCCTGCGGCGCGAGTTACTCCGACAAGTGGGTCGTCGGCGAGGAGACCGAGACCGGCGTCCAGCCCGGCGGCTCGGAGCCGATCGAAGGGACCGAATAG
- a CDS encoding DUF7563 family protein: MPTCENCGSFVTAEYVRVFAPNGMDHPRVCPNCEDKVRDGADVREARATRH; encoded by the coding sequence ATGCCGACATGCGAGAACTGCGGATCGTTCGTTACTGCGGAGTACGTCCGGGTGTTCGCACCGAACGGGATGGACCATCCGCGGGTCTGTCCGAACTGCGAGGACAAGGTTCGCGACGGTGCCGACGTCCGCGAAGCGCGCGCGACGAGACACTGA
- the truA gene encoding tRNA pseudouridine(38-40) synthase TruA, whose protein sequence is MRAFRVAYDGRPFHGFQRQPSVPTVEDAVFDALDALDVFDRGARDRPRGYAAAGRTDAGVSALAQTVAFECPEWCSPRALNGELPGHVRAWAAADAPGDFHATHDAVRREYVYDLYGPALDDERAAEAAATLGGEHDFHNLTPDDRGTVRDVSISIDRDGDFLSLRVAAGGFPRSLVRRLVSVIRGVAGGDRTVENVRRLLGPEPLDGPDGVPAAPPGPLLLADVDYPGLDFERDPRGVESAVEVFDARRRDALVRSRVTGRIVDAVGGVVDDGTGRRDESDGRPRRQ, encoded by the coding sequence GTGCGCGCCTTTCGCGTCGCCTACGACGGTCGGCCGTTCCACGGGTTCCAGCGACAGCCGTCCGTTCCGACCGTCGAGGACGCCGTCTTCGACGCGCTCGACGCCCTCGACGTGTTCGACCGAGGAGCGCGAGACCGACCGCGGGGGTACGCCGCCGCCGGTCGAACGGACGCGGGCGTCTCCGCGCTCGCGCAGACGGTCGCGTTCGAATGTCCCGAGTGGTGCTCGCCGCGAGCGCTGAACGGCGAACTGCCGGGGCACGTCCGCGCCTGGGCCGCCGCGGACGCACCCGGCGACTTCCACGCCACGCACGACGCGGTTCGCCGCGAGTACGTCTACGACCTCTACGGGCCGGCGCTCGACGACGAGCGCGCCGCCGAGGCCGCCGCGACGCTCGGCGGGGAACACGACTTCCACAACCTCACGCCCGACGACCGGGGCACGGTTCGCGACGTGTCGATCTCGATCGACCGCGACGGCGACTTCCTGTCGCTGCGCGTCGCCGCCGGCGGCTTCCCGCGGTCGCTCGTCCGTCGACTCGTGTCGGTGATCCGGGGCGTCGCCGGCGGCGATCGGACCGTCGAGAACGTCCGCCGGCTCCTCGGGCCGGAACCGCTCGACGGCCCCGACGGCGTCCCCGCCGCCCCGCCCGGACCGCTCCTGCTCGCGGACGTCGACTACCCGGGGCTCGACTTCGAGCGCGACCCCCGGGGCGTCGAGAGCGCGGTCGAGGTGTTCGACGCCCGGCGGCGCGACGCGCTCGTCCGTTCTCGCGTGACCGGCCGAATCGTCGACGCCGTCGGCGGCGTCGTCGACGATGGGACCGGTCGACGCGACGAGAGCGACGGCCGACCCCGACGACAGTGA
- a CDS encoding universal stress protein, which yields MYDTILTPVDGSAPSEAAADHAIQLARDADATLSVVSVVDVQTLSAAKLDTEALLDGYEAEAERHVAAVAERARESGVDVETAVVRGTPYRAIVDRAADADLVVMGSHGRRGLERYLLGSTTARVLRLSPAPVLVLRGEDRDYRPPEADERADSTDG from the coding sequence ATGTACGACACGATCCTCACGCCCGTCGACGGGAGCGCGCCGAGCGAGGCGGCCGCTGACCACGCGATCCAACTGGCCCGGGACGCCGACGCGACGCTGTCTGTCGTCTCCGTCGTCGACGTCCAGACGCTTTCGGCGGCCAAACTCGATACGGAGGCGCTGCTCGACGGCTACGAGGCCGAGGCCGAACGCCACGTTGCGGCCGTCGCCGAGCGCGCCCGCGAGTCCGGCGTCGACGTCGAAACCGCCGTCGTCCGCGGCACGCCGTACCGGGCCATCGTCGACCGGGCCGCCGACGCCGACCTCGTCGTGATGGGCAGTCACGGTCGCCGTGGCCTCGAACGCTACCTCCTCGGCAGCACGACAGCGCGCGTCCTCAGGCTCTCGCCGGCCCCCGTGCTCGTCCTCCGCGGCGAGGACCGGGACTACCGACCCCCCGAGGCGGACGAACGAGCCGACTCGACCGATGGGTAG
- the hisS gene encoding histidine--tRNA ligase, with protein MYDRLKGFRDFYPEEMTPRRQVIDALEDAAARYGFREISTPALERTEMYVDKSGEEIVEELYAFEDKGGREVSLTPELTPTVARMVVAKQQELSKPIKWYSTRPFWRFEQVQQGRFREFYQTNVDIFGSAEPEADAEILAYAADSLTDLGLTGEDFEFRVSHRDILGGLLRAFDADVDTRAAIRAVDKRAKVEETEYLGLLSDAGLSYEQAESFDDLVATGDLEEIADFGGDDVASAVENLREVLAAAEDFGAREYCEVSLTTARGLDYYTGVVFECFDSTGEISRAVFGGGRYDDLIESFGGQPTPAVGVAPGLAPLSLLCQRAGVWPEEALSTDYYVLTVGDTRDVAARIARDLRAAGNVVEVDVSDRSFGAQMGYADSVNAETVVIVGEQDLANGEVTVKDMDSGDQTTAPVEEFPGDRASPTFEDLV; from the coding sequence ATGTACGACCGACTCAAGGGCTTTCGGGACTTCTACCCCGAGGAGATGACCCCCAGGCGGCAGGTCATCGACGCGCTGGAAGACGCCGCCGCGCGCTACGGGTTCCGCGAGATATCCACGCCCGCGCTCGAACGGACGGAGATGTACGTCGACAAGAGCGGCGAGGAGATCGTCGAGGAACTGTACGCCTTCGAGGACAAGGGCGGCCGCGAGGTGTCGCTGACGCCGGAACTGACGCCGACGGTCGCGCGGATGGTCGTCGCGAAGCAGCAGGAACTGTCGAAGCCGATCAAGTGGTACTCGACGCGGCCGTTCTGGCGCTTCGAGCAGGTCCAGCAGGGGCGGTTCAGGGAGTTCTACCAGACGAACGTCGACATCTTCGGCTCCGCGGAACCGGAGGCCGACGCGGAGATCCTCGCCTACGCGGCCGATTCGCTCACCGATCTGGGACTCACGGGCGAGGACTTCGAGTTCCGCGTCTCTCACCGCGACATTCTCGGCGGCCTGCTCCGCGCGTTCGACGCCGACGTCGACACCCGCGCGGCGATCCGCGCGGTCGACAAGCGCGCGAAGGTCGAGGAGACGGAGTACCTGGGGCTTCTCTCCGACGCCGGCCTCTCTTACGAGCAGGCCGAGTCGTTCGACGACCTCGTGGCGACGGGCGACCTCGAAGAGATCGCCGACTTCGGCGGGGACGACGTCGCGAGCGCCGTCGAGAACCTCCGCGAGGTGCTCGCGGCCGCCGAGGACTTCGGGGCGCGCGAGTACTGCGAGGTGTCGCTGACGACCGCGCGCGGACTGGATTACTACACGGGCGTCGTCTTCGAGTGCTTCGACTCGACCGGCGAAATCTCCCGCGCCGTGTTCGGCGGCGGCCGCTACGACGACCTCATCGAGAGCTTCGGGGGACAGCCGACCCCCGCCGTCGGCGTCGCCCCCGGCCTCGCGCCGCTCTCGCTGCTCTGTCAGCGCGCCGGCGTGTGGCCCGAAGAGGCGCTCTCGACGGACTACTACGTCCTGACCGTCGGCGACACTCGCGACGTCGCCGCCCGGATCGCCCGCGACCTCCGCGCCGCCGGGAACGTCGTCGAGGTCGACGTCTCGGACCGCAGTTTCGGCGCGCAGATGGGCTACGCCGACAGCGTCAACGCCGAGACGGTCGTGATCGTCGGCGAGCAGGACCTGGCGAACGGCGAGGTGACGGTGAAGGACATGGACTCGGGCGACCAGACGACCGCTCCCGTCGAGGAGTTCCCCGGCGACCGCGCGTCGCCCACGTTCGAGGACCTGGTCTGA
- a CDS encoding NAD(P)-dependent alcohol dehydrogenase: MEIEAAVIDEEGGPFTIERVELSEPQANEVLVRIVGAGVCHTDMIVRDQLYPTPLPAVLGHEGSGVVEAVGEGVTEVEPGDRVVLSFDYDDECQSCHAGHPAYCEDFFAHNFGGRRPEDGTSPLSRGDEALSGRFFGQSSFATHAIATERNVVVVEDDVPLELLGPLGCGVQTGAGAVINTLDPQAGSSIAVFGAGSVGLSAVMAANLVGCTEIVSIDIKGNRLEKAAELGATATVNPQSVDDAVEAVREVTDGGPDYAVETTGVADVAEQAVDTLTQRGTLAVVGAPALGTRASYDVNDLILNGRSITGVVEGDSNPKEFIPDLIELYRQGKFPFDELVTYYDFEEIQQAVEDSEEGSSIKPVLRVSEP; encoded by the coding sequence ATGGAGATCGAAGCCGCCGTCATCGATGAGGAGGGAGGACCGTTCACGATCGAGCGCGTCGAGTTGAGCGAGCCACAGGCCAACGAGGTACTCGTTCGGATCGTCGGTGCCGGCGTGTGCCACACGGATATGATCGTCCGAGACCAGCTGTATCCGACGCCGCTGCCGGCAGTGCTCGGCCACGAGGGGTCGGGCGTCGTGGAGGCGGTCGGCGAGGGAGTCACCGAGGTCGAACCGGGCGACCGCGTGGTGCTGAGCTTCGACTACGACGACGAGTGCCAGAGCTGCCACGCCGGTCATCCCGCCTACTGCGAGGACTTCTTCGCGCACAACTTCGGCGGGAGGCGGCCGGAGGACGGGACCTCGCCGCTTTCCCGCGGTGACGAAGCGCTCAGCGGCCGCTTCTTCGGACAGTCGTCGTTCGCGACGCACGCGATCGCCACCGAACGCAACGTCGTCGTCGTCGAGGACGACGTTCCGCTCGAACTCCTCGGCCCGCTGGGATGCGGGGTCCAGACCGGGGCCGGTGCGGTGATCAACACGCTGGACCCGCAGGCGGGATCGTCGATCGCCGTGTTCGGCGCTGGATCGGTCGGTCTCTCGGCGGTGATGGCGGCCAATCTCGTCGGCTGCACCGAGATCGTCTCGATCGACATCAAGGGGAACCGTCTGGAGAAGGCCGCAGAGTTAGGTGCGACGGCGACCGTCAATCCGCAGTCCGTCGACGACGCCGTCGAGGCGGTCCGAGAGGTCACCGACGGCGGCCCCGACTACGCCGTGGAGACGACCGGCGTCGCCGACGTCGCCGAGCAGGCCGTCGACACGCTCACGCAGCGCGGCACGCTCGCCGTCGTCGGGGCCCCCGCGCTGGGGACGCGCGCGAGCTACGACGTCAACGACCTCATTCTGAACGGTCGGTCGATCACGGGCGTCGTCGAGGGCGACAGCAACCCGAAGGAGTTCATTCCGGACCTGATCGAACTGTACCGACAGGGGAAGTTCCCCTTCGACGAACTCGTCACGTACTACGACTTCGAGGAGATCCAACAGGCCGTCGAGGACTCCGAGGAGGGCAGCAGTATCAAGCCGGTGCTCCGCGTGAGCGAGCCCTGA
- a CDS encoding EamA family transporter, with translation MFSLPPGIGYSLAAAVVWGTYIFVLKQYFEEYPSTVVTVGVNAAAVLWYLPLTIQRTAPADVPSLSGFSVAEGVLVVGTIVATAAAFLVFLWALGRGDVSYVAPISKVVPVFVLPIEVLFLQERLTPIQVTGVVVATLAVYVANYRTGSLLDPIRKAASSRAAQFGLLSAAFFAVSDVGKRVALQELALPLELWVPTVLGGVLVVVLPLALREWVPIRDALPKFALAGGGVALGEHVTSLAFSTVPASIASPIINTQAVVAVLLGGVLLREDSFRIRLAAAGLAVVGVGLIAA, from the coding sequence GTGTTCTCCCTCCCTCCCGGCATCGGCTACTCCCTCGCGGCGGCGGTCGTCTGGGGGACGTACATCTTCGTCCTCAAGCAGTACTTCGAGGAGTATCCGAGCACGGTCGTGACCGTCGGCGTCAACGCCGCCGCCGTGCTGTGGTACCTGCCGCTCACGATACAGCGCACGGCCCCCGCCGACGTTCCCTCGCTCTCGGGGTTCAGCGTCGCCGAAGGCGTGCTCGTCGTCGGGACGATCGTCGCGACCGCGGCGGCGTTTCTCGTGTTCCTCTGGGCGCTCGGCCGCGGCGACGTCTCGTACGTCGCGCCGATCAGCAAGGTGGTCCCCGTCTTCGTCCTCCCGATCGAGGTGCTCTTCCTGCAGGAACGACTCACCCCGATCCAGGTCACCGGCGTCGTCGTCGCGACGCTCGCCGTCTACGTCGCGAACTACCGGACCGGGTCGCTCTTGGATCCGATCCGGAAGGCGGCGTCGTCGCGGGCGGCGCAGTTCGGACTGTTGAGCGCGGCGTTCTTCGCCGTCAGCGACGTGGGAAAGCGCGTCGCGCTGCAGGAACTGGCGCTCCCGCTCGAACTGTGGGTCCCGACGGTGCTCGGTGGCGTGCTCGTCGTCGTGCTGCCGCTCGCGCTCCGCGAGTGGGTCCCGATCCGCGACGCGCTGCCGAAGTTCGCCCTCGCGGGCGGCGGCGTCGCGCTCGGCGAGCACGTCACGTCGCTGGCCTTCTCGACCGTCCCGGCGTCGATCGCGTCGCCGATCATCAACACCCAGGCCGTCGTCGCGGTCCTCCTCGGCGGGGTCTTGCTCCGCGAGGACTCGTTCCGGATTCGTCTCGCTGCCGCCGGACTCGCCGTCGTCGGCGTGGGGCTGATCGCGGCGTGA
- a CDS encoding DUF7411 family protein produces MDLALLYSGGKDSTLAALFLDSFYDVTLVTGRFGVTDDWEHAEAAADRLGYPFEAVDLDRSVAEAAVDEMIEDGYPRHGIQRVHEHALESVAGLDVDAVADGSRRDDRVPTISRAQAQSLEDRHGVDYLSPLAGLGRNAVDRLVEETLTVETGPSETIPKGDYEAELRALIADRGGADAVESVFPAHEQSYVRGLRTED; encoded by the coding sequence GTGGACCTCGCGCTTCTCTACAGCGGCGGCAAAGACTCGACGCTCGCGGCGCTGTTTCTCGACTCCTTCTACGACGTGACGCTCGTGACCGGCCGGTTCGGCGTCACCGACGACTGGGAGCACGCCGAGGCCGCGGCCGATCGCCTGGGCTATCCCTTCGAGGCCGTCGATCTGGACCGATCCGTCGCCGAGGCGGCCGTCGACGAGATGATCGAGGACGGCTACCCCCGACACGGCATCCAGCGGGTCCACGAGCACGCGCTCGAATCGGTGGCGGGACTCGACGTCGACGCCGTCGCCGACGGGAGTCGCCGCGACGACAGAGTCCCGACGATTTCGCGGGCGCAGGCGCAGAGCCTCGAAGACAGACACGGCGTGGACTACCTCTCGCCGCTCGCGGGACTGGGACGGAACGCGGTCGACCGGCTGGTCGAGGAGACGCTGACCGTCGAGACCGGCCCCTCCGAGACGATCCCGAAGGGCGACTACGAGGCGGAACTCCGGGCGCTGATCGCCGACCGCGGCGGCGCGGACGCGGTCGAATCGGTGTTCCCCGCCCACGAACAGTCGTACGTGCGCGGCCTGCGAACCGAGGACTGA
- a CDS encoding DNA-binding protein, producing the protein MSGTPDDDRLEELREQKMQELRDQAEGQQGGQNPEAAQEAAREQAEAKQEAMLKQYLTDGARQRLNAVEMSKPDFAESVKKQIVALAQSGRIQDRIDEDQMKDLLRELQPESKSFDIRRR; encoded by the coding sequence ATGAGTGGAACCCCCGACGACGACCGACTGGAGGAACTGCGCGAACAGAAGATGCAGGAGCTCCGCGACCAGGCCGAGGGGCAGCAGGGCGGGCAGAACCCCGAGGCCGCCCAGGAGGCCGCCCGCGAGCAGGCGGAGGCCAAGCAGGAGGCGATGCTGAAGCAGTACCTGACCGACGGCGCGCGCCAGCGACTCAACGCCGTCGAGATGTCGAAACCCGACTTCGCGGAGTCGGTGAAGAAACAGATCGTCGCGCTCGCCCAGAGCGGCCGGATCCAGGACCGCATCGACGAGGACCAGATGAAGGACCTGCTCCGCGAGCTGCAGCCGGAATCGAAGAGCTTCGACATCCGTCGGCGATAG
- a CDS encoding 30S ribosomal protein S19e, with translation MVSVYDVPADALIEDVADRLADRIEEPEWIEFAKTGQTRELPPEQDDFWYVRAASLLRKVAKEGPIGVDRLSTEYGGRKRGTTRYRVSGNSSAPGSKKIIRTALQQLEEEGLVETAKGQGRRITSEGQSFLDNAADDVLAELDRPELERYA, from the coding sequence ATGGTAAGCGTCTACGACGTTCCGGCCGACGCCCTCATCGAGGACGTCGCCGACCGCCTTGCGGATCGAATCGAGGAGCCCGAGTGGATCGAGTTCGCCAAGACGGGACAGACCCGAGAACTCCCGCCCGAACAGGACGACTTCTGGTACGTCCGCGCGGCGTCGCTGCTCCGCAAGGTCGCGAAGGAAGGCCCCATCGGCGTCGACCGTCTCTCGACGGAGTACGGCGGCCGCAAGCGCGGCACCACCCGATACCGGGTCTCCGGGAACAGCTCCGCCCCCGGCAGCAAGAAGATCATTCGAACGGCGCTCCAGCAGCTCGAGGAGGAAGGCCTCGTCGAGACGGCGAAGGGCCAGGGCCGCCGCATCACCAGCGAGGGACAGAGCTTCCTCGACAACGCCGCGGACGACGTTCTCGCGGAGCTCGACCGGCCGGAACTCGAACGCTACGCGTAA